TAAAAATATACCTGATACAGCAAAACTGGCAGGCGGCACGCGATAAAGCAGTTGAGATTATTGACAACTCACCCCACCAGCTATTAGATAATTATGCAGATGTTTTTGCTCCAGACAATGAATATAATGAGGAAGTAATCTGGGCAATAGACTTTGTCAAAGACATTAATCAGGATGACTGGCCTGACCATTTTACTCCACGCATCAGAGATGAGCCTAAAAACAGTGATGAAAGACCAGCCCTAAGTAGCGCGCTGAGCGATAGAAGTGAAGGCTTTACCGGTTACGGTCTGGCTATTCCTCTGCCCGATTTTGTAAATGAGTTTCCTGAAGATGATTTAAGAAGGTCATCCAATATTGTAGAATCTTATTTGGGCTATGAGCTAAACTTTCCCTACATGCCTAAAATGTGGAACCTGGATCAGATCAACTCACCCCGAGGTAACCATGGGGATAACAAAATCATCTTTCGGCTGGCAGATGTTTACCTGATGGCCGCAGAAGCAGAAAATGAGCTTAATGGTCCGGGAACTGCCTACCAGTACATTAACAGGGTAAGAGAAAGAGCTTATATGCCTGCTCAGCCGCTATCAGGCTTATCGCAGGAGCAGTTTAGAGAGGCCATTTACGATGAGCGTAGGTGGGAACTAGGAGGAGAAGGCCACCGCCGCCTGGACCTGATTCGTTGGGGAATTTTGCTGGATGTAGTTAAAGAGACCGAATATAGAATCTACAATCCGGCAGCTAATATTCAGCCACATCATGTATTGCTTCCTATTCCGGTAGAGGAGCTACGTCTAAATCCTGCTTTGCTGGAGTCTGACCCGACAAACAACGGTTATCGTTAAAAGATAAACGCTTAAATTTGTGGTATTAAAGCTATGCAAATTGTGCCTGGCTTTAATACTTTTCCATTTTGTATATTCAAAAGCTGTTTACTCAAAATTTTATAGCAAAGTTGATTAATTGATTATGATTAAGCCACCCGTTGTTTGATGAGTGGCTTTCTTGTTACCAGCCTATCAGGAGTAAGCTTCTTTACTCACTTTTATCACCTCGTACCAGACTTCCTGCTCATTAAGTATGGCTTTATACTGCACACCATCAGCTATATAGTAATGCTGACCATCTATTTCAATATGTTCGTACTCTTCAGGTAATTGCTCTACCAAGGCGCCTACTGGAGGTTGTACTACTACATACTCCTCAGCTTCTGGTGAATAAAAACTACCTTCATAATAATAGTAAACATGCTTTTTTACCACTACTCTACGGGCTTTGGCTGGTAGTACTTTTACTCTTATTCCCACAGGAGGGCTTACCACAATATATCTACCATTTACGGGTTTGTAGTACACATGATTGTGCACCCGATAATTAACATTATTGTAATTTACCTTTACAGAAACTTTTGGTGCTTTCTTTACCACAGTATGTCTGCGTACACTTGATCTCCTTTGGGCTTCTGCATTTTCAGTAATAAACAATAGAGCAGCAATGGCAAATAAAGTAAATATAGGCTGTAAATATTTTCTTTGTTTCTTCATCGTATTAAAGGTTTGGTACGTGAGTTAGAAAACAATCTGGCCAAAAGGTTTAATCAGTATTGATATTTTTTTATAAAACGTATAAATATTTGAATTTTGATGAATGTAGGCTGTCTAAACTTGGAGTAGCATTTGCTACATTCATAAATCGTAACAGCAGGTTAAACCTTTAGTGCCAGGCAGGGTCAAACATTGGCGCGAAAGCTTAAGAGAAGAATTCTAATTAGATAGCTAGGTATCATGTCAGATGAACAAAAATGGGAAGCCTTTAAAGCAGGAGACCGGGAGGTATTTGAGCAGATTTTCAGAGCTCATATTAAAGTGCTCTATAAATACGGAAGCCGGTTTACCAGTAATGCGCCCCTGGTAGAGGACTGTATACAAGACCTGTTTATTGATCTGTGGCAAAAGAAAAATACACTGGGTAGCACCGATTCTATCAAAAGGTATTTGTTGGGGGCACTCCGTAGGCGAATTATCCGCAAACTTGCCAGGCACGCCCCTGAAGATTCCCCTCTGGAAGAAGATCGCTATAATTTTGAGTTGGTTCTTAATATTGAGGATGAGCTTATTGCAGAAGAGCAAAACAGCAGTCAGCAATCAACATTAAATTCTGCCATCTTGCAGTTGAGCAAACGCCAGCGCGAAGTAGTATACCTCAAATATTTTCAGCACCTTTCGTACGAGGAAATTGCTGAAGTAATGCACATCAGTTATCAGGCTGCACGCAACCTGGTATACCAAACACTTAAAGCCCTTAAGCAGCATATCCATTCTCTTAAGGCGCTGCTTATTAGTTTGATTTTAAATTTTATAATCTGATAATCAGATAGTTATGATGGTGTGCGGAAAAAATATATGTTTTTTTGATTACAAAGTTCCACTTCTTGTCTTATCTGTTTAAAGCCGCGTATCTCATGCAAGCAGAAAATAAATACAATACATATCAAGCTGAAGACTTTGCTCAGGATACTGACTTTATCCGATGGGTTCAGGTTGGCGATGCGGCAGACCGGAAATTCTGGGAGTTCTGGCTGATGGCTCATCCCGAGAAAAGAGAAGAGGCGCAGAAAGCAAAAGCTATCATCAGGTTGATGAAATCCAAAGAGCGTGAGCTCGAAAGTAAGCAGATAGAAGCGATCTGGGCTCAGATTTCTGATGGTATGGACGAAGCTCCTGAGTATCAGCTTAAACCAGCTTTCTGGCAGCGTAAAATCTGGAAATTTGCAGCAGCAGCTATGTTATCCATAATTATCATATCATTCTTACTACTTCGTGATACCAGCGAAGTAGTGCGGGCAGAGTTTGGTCAGCAGATGTCGTACACCCTGCCCGATCATTCGGTAGTAAGCCTGAACGCCGGTTCCGAAATTCGTTTTGAGGAGGATGAGTGGCAGCAGGAGCGTAAACTTTACCTACAGGGTGAAGCCTTTTTTGAAGTAGAAAAAGGTAGCCGCTTTCAGGTAATCAGTACGCAAGGAACAGTAGAGGTGCTGGGTACCAGCTTTAATGTATATGCTCGCGATCAGAAGTTGGAAGTAGCCTGCCTCACCGGAAAAGTGAGGGTTTCCGATGCAAAAGGCAATGAGGCCGCCATGCTTAGTCCGGGGCAGGGGGTGCAGATTTATCAGAACCAGGTGAGTACGCTTACCATAAATCCGGAAGAAGCTGTGGATTGGAAAAGCGGTAACTTTATTTATGAAGATGTATCGCTACAGGAAGTACTTCAGGAACTGGAGCGTCAATACGAGCTAAAAGTTGTATTGCAAACAGATATAAGCGACAGAAAATATAGCGGACAGTTTAGTAATCAGGATTTGAAAAGTGCCCTGCAAATGATTTGTCTGCCTATGGAATTGGAGTACGAACTAGATATTGCTAAACAGAAAGTGATTATACGGCAGGAATAAACTTAATGCCAGGCAAACATAGAAGAGGAGCAGGGACGGGCACGTATGCAAAGTATCTGCCTGTCTACCGGAAAAAGCAGTTTTTTTTCCTAACGTTACTCCTATGTCTAAGTCAGATGCTCGTAGCCCAGTATCATCAAGAGAGTATGCGGGTCAATGAAGTTTTTAAAGATGAAAGCTTACTGAAAGTGATTAAACATATGCAACGAACATATCATCTTAAAATCGCCTACGAGCGCAAGCTGGTGAAGCCCTATCGGGTGGAGGTAGTGCTGGAGGAGCAGACTCAGGCAGAAGCCTGGCAGGCTATCCTTTCTGCTACGCCGCTAACCTGCCTGCATCTTGGCGAAGGTAGGATGGTCATTCGTAGAAAAGCTGTTTACCATCAGGCTGCTGAGCCTGAGAAGGTAGAAACAAGCTATACTTATGCGGGTGTGGTTAAAGATAGCGAAACCGGAGAGCGTATTCCTTATGCCAGTGTATCGGTGTTAGGCACTCCGCTAGGTACTGTAGCAAATCAGGAAGGCTTTTTTTCACTTTCACAGCTTAGTGCCTCACAAGACTCACTAAAGGTTAGTCATTTAGGCTATAGCTCCACTATATGTTCTCTGGATAAAAAGGCAAAAGGGCATCAGGAAGTTAAACTGGAGCCTGCCTACGCTTTACTGGAAGAGGTGGAAATTAAAGAACGCCCAACCATCGGC
This window of the Porifericola rhodea genome carries:
- a CDS encoding RagB/SusD family nutrient uptake outer membrane protein gives rise to the protein MKNIIYKLLLVFWMVFPLSACEDFLEEEPRHIVSPSNFFNSASEVQSAINGLYNIYKSNALHSKIGLDRFYENGADVIGPNREFGQVEAIQNYTLNEGSIGDISQGGGAPITWQDLYRIIQNANIILVNIEGNDNIPEESASQFKGEALFLRAYAYYHLTNLWGDVPYFTDDIPIEEIRALGRTDVNQIRTDILADLQTAQDLLPSSYNDSELGRVSKWTAATVMVKIYLIQQNWQAARDKAVEIIDNSPHQLLDNYADVFAPDNEYNEEVIWAIDFVKDINQDDWPDHFTPRIRDEPKNSDERPALSSALSDRSEGFTGYGLAIPLPDFVNEFPEDDLRRSSNIVESYLGYELNFPYMPKMWNLDQINSPRGNHGDNKIIFRLADVYLMAAEAENELNGPGTAYQYINRVRERAYMPAQPLSGLSQEQFREAIYDERRWELGGEGHRRLDLIRWGILLDVVKETEYRIYNPAANIQPHHVLLPIPVEELRLNPALLESDPTNNGYR
- a CDS encoding DUF6515 family protein, whose protein sequence is MKKQRKYLQPIFTLFAIAALLFITENAEAQRRSSVRRHTVVKKAPKVSVKVNYNNVNYRVHNHVYYKPVNGRYIVVSPPVGIRVKVLPAKARRVVVKKHVYYYYEGSFYSPEAEEYVVVQPPVGALVEQLPEEYEHIEIDGQHYYIADGVQYKAILNEQEVWYEVIKVSKEAYS
- a CDS encoding RNA polymerase sigma factor gives rise to the protein MSDEQKWEAFKAGDREVFEQIFRAHIKVLYKYGSRFTSNAPLVEDCIQDLFIDLWQKKNTLGSTDSIKRYLLGALRRRIIRKLARHAPEDSPLEEDRYNFELVLNIEDELIAEEQNSSQQSTLNSAILQLSKRQREVVYLKYFQHLSYEEIAEVMHISYQAARNLVYQTLKALKQHIHSLKALLISLILNFII
- a CDS encoding FecR family protein, with the translated sequence MQAENKYNTYQAEDFAQDTDFIRWVQVGDAADRKFWEFWLMAHPEKREEAQKAKAIIRLMKSKERELESKQIEAIWAQISDGMDEAPEYQLKPAFWQRKIWKFAAAAMLSIIIISFLLLRDTSEVVRAEFGQQMSYTLPDHSVVSLNAGSEIRFEEDEWQQERKLYLQGEAFFEVEKGSRFQVISTQGTVEVLGTSFNVYARDQKLEVACLTGKVRVSDAKGNEAAMLSPGQGVQIYQNQVSTLTINPEEAVDWKSGNFIYEDVSLQEVLQELERQYELKVVLQTDISDRKYSGQFSNQDLKSALQMICLPMELEYELDIAKQKVIIRQE